One Pleurocapsa minor HA4230-MV1 DNA segment encodes these proteins:
- a CDS encoding flotillin family protein, whose product MSIIATLLAIFGLGTSAGWYVISKLYYICQPSEILIFAGTKTKGQDGIEKGYRLVKGGSSIRTPLLEQAFRMDLTNMIIELQVASAYSKGGIPLTVEGVANIKIAGEEPTIHNAIERLLGKSRNQIEMLAKQTLEGNLRGVLASLTPEQVNEDKIAFAKSLLDEAEEDLEKLGLVLDNLQIQNISDEVHYLNSIGRQQQAELLRDARIAEATAKAESNIKDSANKKSTSLRQIGRDLEIAKAEAEKRIRDAVTKRSALVAEAEAEVIAKIAKAEAELAVQNERIKQVKQQLQADIVAPAEAQCKQAIAKAKGDAASIIEDGKAQAEGTQRLAESWKAAGADAKDIFLFQKLETLMKMMAAGVPNVKVESLTVIDGKDGGKATQIASFVEQLRQTTGVDVAQVAQNLTGNEAVKSAKSVKKLQPSEIES is encoded by the coding sequence ATGAGTATCATTGCAACTTTATTAGCAATTTTTGGTTTAGGTACATCAGCGGGATGGTATGTAATCAGCAAACTTTATTACATCTGCCAACCCAGTGAAATTCTGATCTTTGCGGGGACAAAAACTAAAGGACAAGACGGGATCGAGAAAGGCTATCGATTAGTTAAAGGAGGTAGCAGCATTCGGACTCCTCTTTTAGAACAAGCCTTCCGTATGGACTTAACTAACATGATCATTGAGTTACAAGTTGCCAGCGCCTATAGCAAGGGTGGTATTCCTTTGACCGTTGAAGGTGTAGCTAATATTAAGATTGCTGGTGAAGAACCGACAATTCATAATGCAATTGAAAGGTTGCTGGGTAAAAGCCGTAATCAGATTGAAATGCTGGCTAAACAAACCTTAGAAGGAAATCTGCGCGGAGTATTAGCGAGTTTAACACCCGAACAAGTGAATGAAGACAAGATTGCTTTTGCGAAAAGCTTATTGGATGAAGCAGAAGAAGATCTAGAAAAATTAGGTTTGGTCTTAGATAACCTGCAAATTCAAAATATCTCCGACGAGGTACATTATCTCAATTCGATTGGGCGACAACAGCAGGCAGAACTCTTAAGGGATGCTCGTATTGCGGAAGCTACAGCCAAAGCGGAATCTAACATTAAAGATTCGGCGAACAAAAAATCTACTTCCCTCAGACAAATTGGGCGAGATTTAGAAATTGCCAAAGCGGAAGCGGAAAAAAGAATCCGTGATGCCGTAACTAAACGATCGGCCTTAGTTGCCGAAGCGGAAGCGGAGGTAATAGCTAAGATAGCCAAAGCCGAAGCCGAGTTAGCAGTTCAAAATGAACGGATCAAACAGGTAAAACAACAGCTACAGGCAGATATAGTCGCCCCAGCCGAAGCACAATGTAAACAAGCGATCGCCAAAGCGAAAGGAGATGCTGCTAGTATTATCGAAGATGGGAAAGCTCAAGCTGAAGGTACACAACGTTTAGCAGAGTCTTGGAAAGCAGCAGGGGCAGATGCTAAAGATATCTTCTTGTTCCAAAAGCTAGAAACTTTAATGAAAATGATGGCTGCGGGAGTACCCAACGTAAAGGTTGAAAGCCTGACGGTAATTGACGGTAAAGACGGTGGTAAGGCCACTCAAATAGCTTCTTTTGTGGAACAGCTAAGACAAACCACAGGGGTAGATGTTGCCCAGGTAGCCCAGAATCTTACTGGTAATGAGGCAGTTAAATCAGCCAAATCAGTTAAGAAACTGCAACCAAGCGAGATTGAATCATAA